CTTAGTACTGTCACTCATCCAGTCCAGCTTATCAATTCTCGCTTCAAAAGCTTTCTGCAGATTGTTTACTAATTCCTGGATGCGTTTTTTTGCATCTTCTGAAAAGTATTTATTTACGTAAAGCTGTCCTAATCCTTCCCCGATATTCGCATCGATAACCCCGTAAACACGCTCCCACCTTTCTTTTATTTTTTTCTGTCCATTCAAAGCCTGATTATAATAGTTGAAATCTGCCTGTACAAAGTCATTACTCAGGGAAGAAGAAACATCGTCAAGCAAATGGAAGCGCAGATAAACCTTCCACGAAGCAATTGGGATGGTGTTTAACAGTTCGTTAAGCTTAGTATAATATTCTGGCTGAGCAAGATTGAATGAATCGGTTTTAACATGGAGGTCAACTAAAAAATCTTTCCATCCGATAACCGGCATTTTTTTGTTAGCATCCGATACTGAAATCTTGTTATAATTTTTTTGCGGATCCCGTAATTCAACGTTGGTCCGGTGACTCGAAGCCATTTGTTTTTCCAGGCTATAAACCGTATTCATTTTTTTAGCAGACGTAGCGGAATCATCACCAGTAAGAATGAATAACCTGATTATATATGACTGATACGCTTTTACTACTGCCAGTGTCGCAGGATCATTTTTGAAATAATAATCTCTGTCAGGCAGACCTAAGCCAGACTGATAGTACACAACAAAATTTCTGGTGCTATTCTTATCATCAGGGGTTACAAATTGTCCGATTATCAGAGGATTGTAATAGGACCATTGGTCCGCCACGAATTTCATTATATCCTCTGCATTTTTTATTGAATCAATATGCTGAAGAAAAGGCTTCACTGGTTCGTATTCCAAATTTTCAATGGTAGCTGAATCCATTCCTGAAGCATACAGGTCGCCAATCTTCTGCTCTATACTTCCTTTAGGGTTGTTCGATGAAGACGCTTCTTCCAAAATGCGTTTGATATTTGCTTTTGTTCTGTAGTCCATTTCCAATCTCGCACCTGAGCGGGATTCCGTCGGCAATATGGTGGCTGTATCATACCATTTACCGTTAGCATATAAAAAGAAATTATCGCCGGGTTTTACAGAGGAATCAATATTCTGCAACGATAATGTCTTTCGCGTGTCTGGCTTTTCATTGTTTGAAGAAGTTCTGCATTCCTGTAGCCCAAAAAGTAGGAGTGCAATTATTAAAATCAAAGGAAGCGTCTTTTTCATACAAAACGTTTTATTGAATGATGAAAAAAACAACTATAATTTAAGAATAATTTTATTTGTTACCGAGGTTTTCAAAATTCATACTTAACAAATGAAGCAACGGATTCAAACCTTACTGTGCAGATTTAAAAACCCTGACCATTTAGCTTTGGATATATAATTCGCTCATCAGGTTCATACATTTGAAAAAAATTCTTTTGTAAAACTCTAAGCAAACTGAAACAATGGACATTGAAATTGAAAAATTGAATGATAATGACATTAACAAATTCATCGAACTGATACGGATTTTTGAGGATGTTTTTAAAATGAAAAATTTAAATCTACCAGACGAAACTTACCTTCAGCAATTACTGGAAAAAGATGACTTTTTTGTTTTTGTGGCATTGCTGGATAACAAAGTTGTAGGCGGCCTGACTTCTTATATAATGCATCAGTATTATTCCAAAGCTCCTTTAGTGTATATTTTCGATCTTGCTGTGAAGACTGAATTTCAGCGGCAAGGAATAGGTAAAATGCTGATCAAAGCCAACAACCATTATTGCAAGACTATTGGAACTGAGGCGGTAATGGTTCAGGCAGATGAAGCAGACGATTACGCCATTAAGTTTTATCATTCAACAGGAGCCACAGCAGAAAAAGTGATCCATTTTGAATACCCTTTTTAACCTAAGCAGCTAAGTTTGTAATGGGTTCTGCTTTTATTGTACGGTTTAAAAGTCTTTAACCCAAACCAGATAAAGCCAGAGTAACTTAAGAAAATTATCACGATTTTTTGACTAGCATTATATACGGATAAGTTATTTCCACAAATGCAATCTATCTGGTTAACCTGAATTGGTTACGATAATAAGTCTGAATCCTATGCAACCCTCAACGATGAGTAAATTGTACAACTGAATACTTTAATATAGTAAGCGCCGGTTATTATCCATTCACGATAGTATTATTATCTTTTTACCATTACTATTTATTCTTTCCTATTAGCATTTTTCAGTGTAGAGCTTTCACCTTTCAAGTATCAGTTTTTTGGTGAAAAACAATTTACTGCCTTGTTTTATTTCAAGTATATAAATTCCATCAGGAAACTTTTGCAAACCATTAAATACATTGTAACTATTCGGCAACGGGGTC
The window above is part of the Chitinophagales bacterium genome. Proteins encoded here:
- a CDS encoding M13 family metallopeptidase, giving the protein MKKTLPLILIIALLLFGLQECRTSSNNEKPDTRKTLSLQNIDSSVKPGDNFFLYANGKWYDTATILPTESRSGARLEMDYRTKANIKRILEEASSSNNPKGSIEQKIGDLYASGMDSATIENLEYEPVKPFLQHIDSIKNAEDIMKFVADQWSYYNPLIIGQFVTPDDKNSTRNFVVYYQSGLGLPDRDYYFKNDPATLAVVKAYQSYIIRLFILTGDDSATSAKKMNTVYSLEKQMASSHRTNVELRDPQKNYNKISVSDANKKMPVIGWKDFLVDLHVKTDSFNLAQPEYYTKLNELLNTIPIASWKVYLRFHLLDDVSSSLSNDFVQADFNYYNQALNGQKKIKERWERVYGVIDANIGEGLGQLYVNKYFSEDAKKRIQELVNNLQKAFEARIDKLDWMSDSTKKKAKEKLYTFHKKVGYPDKWRDYSNITIDRHNYFNDLMSCGKNEYDYEVNKIGKPVDPAEWGMTPPTNNAYYNPTGNEIVFPAGILQFPMFDAEADDAMNYGGIGMVIGHEMTHGFDDQGAQYDKNGNLKDWWMKEDYEKFKAKGEQVIKLYDSFTVLDSLHVNGRLTQGENTADLGGIAIAYDAFKLTKEGKDTSRIDGFTPDQRFFLSFAQSWRRKVTDASLRQQVATDPHSPSIYRVLAPLMNFTPFYTAFNVKEGDKMFVPEDKRINIW
- a CDS encoding GNAT family N-acetyltransferase yields the protein MDIEIEKLNDNDINKFIELIRIFEDVFKMKNLNLPDETYLQQLLEKDDFFVFVALLDNKVVGGLTSYIMHQYYSKAPLVYIFDLAVKTEFQRQGIGKMLIKANNHYCKTIGTEAVMVQADEADDYAIKFYHSTGATAEKVIHFEYPF